A window from Drosophila nasuta strain 15112-1781.00 chromosome 3, ASM2355853v1, whole genome shotgun sequence encodes these proteins:
- the LOC132790549 gene encoding serine protease inhibitor 42Dd, with protein sequence MFGKQLAFLVIVLIGSSVFQLNAADIVTTSLIKSVLSGSDTENVIFSPYLVKESLMQLYLGAEGNTSEEIEKTLQLSKDLSKDDIINIIIHNIVKFKRDRYGTFEKASRTYVAKNTLVDLRYSQKYEELFNTSVAEVNFGSSINKKFKISDWIMDKTSVKLTKAINELTNETQIIQIGAMSFHGKWKEPFQVSDTKLASFYIPQRTGDFYTTKINTMSRLGQCQYNFIEKLKAYSIEIPYAHPQLSMIILQPKAMDGVHQMIQNLNDLTLNDLVPKDVVSNFRILLPKFKIGITLKLKEALKNFGIKDLFENANLSGMTGPTKYLVNEILHKVQIELDEGAQKDKIDMADFGSISKQFIAAVNHPFVFLVKDKKTVYIAGRINKLGN encoded by the exons ATGTTCGGCAAACAGTTGGCGTTTCTTGTGATAGTGCTTATAGGATCAAGTGTATTTCAGCTGAATGCAGCAGATATAGTAACAACATCCTTGATCAAAAGTGTGCTGAGTGGAAGCGATACggaaaatgtaatattttcacCTTACTTGGTTAAGGAAAGCCTCATGCAACTTTATTTGGGAGCAGAAGGAAACACGTCTGAGGAAATTGAGAAAACTCTGCAGCTCTCTAAGGATTTATCAAAGGatgatattataaatataattatccataatattgtaaaatttaaaagagaTCGCTATGGAACATTTGAGAAAGCAAGTCGCACCTATGTTGCGAAAAATACTCTAGTGGACTTAAGATATAGTCAAAAGTATGAGGAATTATTCAATACCAGTGTGGCAGAGGTTAATTTTGGGAgttcaattaataaaaaattcaaaataagtGATTGGATAATGGATAAAACTTCTGTCAAACTGACTAAAGCAATAAACGAACTTACCAACGAGACGCAAATAATTCAGATCGGTGCAATGTCTTTTCATGGAAAATGGAAGGAACCATTCCAGGTGTCTGACACAAAATTGGCATCATTCTATATACCACAGAGAACTGGAGATTTCTACACTACCAAAATCAATACCATGTCGCGATTAGGCCAATgtcaatataattttattgagaAACTAAAAGCATATTCCATAGAAATACCCTATGCCCATCCACAGCTGTCAATGATCATACTACAGCCCAAGGCAATGGATGGCGTGCATCAAATGATTCAGAACTTAAACGACCTGACACTCAATGATCTTGTTCCAAAGGATGTGGTGTCAAATTTCCGAATCCTATTGCCAAAGTTTAAGATAGGCATTACATTGAAACTAAAAGAAGCATTAAAGAACTTTGGTATTAAAGATCTTTTTGAAAATGCCAATTTGAGTGGAATGACAGGtccaacaaaatatttagttaacGAGATCTTACATAAAGTTCAAATAGAGTTGGACGAAGGTGCCCAGAAGGATAAAATAGATA tGGCGGATTTTGGATCCATTAGCAAACAATTTATAGCTGCCGTCAACCATCCATTTGTGTTCTTGGTCAAGGACAAAAAGACGGTGTACATTGCGGGGCGCATCAACAAAttgggaaattga